The Primulina eburnea isolate SZY01 chromosome 8, ASM2296580v1, whole genome shotgun sequence genome contains a region encoding:
- the LOC140839529 gene encoding LOW QUALITY PROTEIN: probable galactinol--sucrose galactosyltransferase 2 (The sequence of the model RefSeq protein was modified relative to this genomic sequence to represent the inferred CDS: deleted 2 bases in 2 codons), translating into MTVIPKISVNDGNLVVHGKTILTGVPDNIVLTPGSGVGLVAGAFIGATTSHSKSLHVFPVGALEGVRFMCLFRFKLWWMTQRMGTCGKDIPLETQFMLVESKDTCEGEREDAPTIYTVFLPLLEGQFRAVLQGNEKNELEICLESGDNAVETNQGLHLVYMHAGTNPFEVINQAVKAVEKYLQTFQHREKKKLPSFLDWLGWCTWDAFYTDVTAEGVEEGLNSLSKGGTPPRFLIIDDGWQQIGSEVKDDSNCVVQEGAQFASRLTGIKENTKFQKNGKNNETEPGLKVVVRDAKKHHNIKNVYVWHALAGYWGGVQPAGPGMEHYDTALAYPVQSPGVLGNQPDLVMDSLAVHGLGLVTPKKVFDFYNELHAYLASCGVDGVKVDVQNIIETLGAGHGGRVSLTRSYHQALEGSISRNFPDNGCIACMCHNTDGIYSAKQTAVVRASDDFYPRDPASHTIHISSVAYNTIFLGEFMQPDWDMFHSLHPAAEYHAAARAVGGCAIYVSDKPGNHNFELLKKLVLPDGSVLRAQLPGRPTLDCLFVDPARDGTSLLKIWNVNKCSGLVGVFNCQGAGWCKTAKKTRIHDASPGTLTSSVQVTDVDTLSQIAGSDWNGVAVVYAYKSGEIILLPKGASLPVTLKSLEYELFHFCPVKIIATDVSFAPIGLLGMFNSGGAVEQFDFQKAPECDLPAAATVTLKVRGSGTLGVYCSQRPQKCIMDGMDAEFNYKAETGLVTLIIPVPEEEMYRWTIEVQV; encoded by the exons ATGACAGTCATACCGAAGATCTCTGTCAACGACGGGAACCTTGTGGTTCATGGGAAAACCATTCTCACTGGAGTGCCTGACAACATTGTGCTTACCCCGGGGTCAGGCGTTGGACTTGTTGCAGGGGCGTTCATTGGTGCAACGACCTCTCACAGCAAAAGCCTCCATGTCTTCCCAGTTGGTGCCTTAGA AGGTGTCCGGTTTATGTGCTTATTTCGTTTCAAGCTCTGGTGGATGACTCAGAGAATGGGAACTTGTGGGAAGGACATTCCGCTGGAGACTCAATTCATGCTGGTCGAAAGCAAAGACACGTGCGAAGGCGAGCGTGAAGATGCTCCAACTATTTACACTGTGTTCCTTCCTCTCCTTGAAGGGCAATTTCGTGCTGTTCTTCAGGGCAATGAGAAGAATGAGCTGGAGATCTGCCTCGAGAGTG gtgataatgCTGTGGAAACAAACCAAGGACTACACCTTGTTTACATGCATGCTGGTACAAATCCTTTTGAAGTTATCAACCAGGCTGTGAA AGCTGTAGAGAAATACTTGCAAACCTTTCAACACCGTGAAAAGAAGAAG CTACCCTCCTTCCTTGACTGGCTAGGATGGTGCACATGGGATGCTTTTTACACCGATGTCACTGCAGAAGGTGTTGAAGAAGGACTAAACAG CTTGTCCAAGGGAGGAACTCCTCCTCGTTTTTTGATCATAGATGATGGCTGGCAACAGATTGGAAGTGAGGTCAAGGATGATTCGAACTGTGTTGTTCAAGAAGGAGCTCA GTTTGCAAGCAGGCTTACAGGAATTAAAGAGAACACAAAATTTCAGAAAAACGGGAAGAATAATGAAACAGAACCGGGTCTCAAAGTTGTCGTGAGAGATGCcaagaagcatcacaatattaA GAATGTATATGTATGGCATGCCCTAGCTGGTTACTGGGGTGGAGTGCAGCCTGCAGGACCTGGTATGGAACACTACGACACTGCTTTGGCCTATCCAGTGCAGTCTCCTGGTGTGCTAGGCAACCAACCAGATTTAGTTATGGATAGTCTTGCCGTTCACGGCTTAGGCCTGGTT ACCCCGAAAAAGGTCTTCGACTTTTACAACGAGCTTCATGCTTATTTAGCGTCGTGTGGAGTGGATGGTGTCAAAGTTGATGTACAGAACATCATCGAGACCCTCGGTGCTGGTCATGGTGGTAGAGTGTCTCTCACTCGTAGTTATCACCAGGCCCTTGAAGGCTCCATCTCACGGAACTTTCCTGATAATGGATGCATCGCTTGCATGTGTCATAATACGGATGGTATCTATAGTGCCAAGCAAACTGCGGTTGTTCGGGCTTCTGATGATTTCTACCCTCGTGATCCTGCTTCACATACCATCCACATTTCTTCCGTAGCTTACAATACAATATTCTTGGGAGAGTTTATGCAACCGGATTGGGATATGTTCCAC AGCCTGCACCCAGCCGCGGAGTACCATGCCGCAGCTCGAGCAGTTGGAGGATGTGCAATTTATGTTAG TGACAAGCCTGGTAACCACAACTTTGAGCTTTTGAAGAAGTTGGTTCTTCCTGATGGGTCCGTTCTTCGTGCACAATTGCCTGGACGACCAACATTGGACTGTCTCTTTGTCGATCCAGCTAGAGATGGAACAAG CTTACTTAAAATCTGGAATGTGAACAAATGTTCCGGATTAGTAGGAGTCTTCAACTGCCAAGGTGCTGGCTGGTGCAAGACAGCAAAGAAGACACGCATTCACGATGCCTCCCCTGGAACTCTGACCAGCTCTGTTCAAGTGACTGACGTCGATACTCTATCTCAAATTGCTGGATCGGATTGGAATGGAGTTGCAGTAGTCTATGCCTACAAATCAGGAGAAATTATTCTCTTGCCAAAAGGCGCATCTCTGCCAGTGACACTCAAATCTCTTGAATACGAACTTTTCCACTTCTGTCCCGTGAAG ATTATAGCAACAGACGTTTCCTTTGCACCAATTGGCTTGCTGGGTATGTTCAACTCTGGTGGTGCCGTGGAGCAGTTCGATTTCCAGAAAGCACCCGAATGTGATTTGCCAGCAGCAGCAACTGTCACACTTAAGGTCAGGGGAAGTGGTACTCTT GGAGTCTACTGTTCTCAACGGCCCCAGAAATGCATCATGGATGGCATGGATGCTGAGTTTAACTACAAAGCTGAAACAGGATTGGTAACTCTGATCATACCAGTTCCGGAGGAGGAAATGTATAGATGGACTATTGAAGTCCAAGTCTAA